In a genomic window of Alphaproteobacteria bacterium:
- a CDS encoding ABC transporter ATP-binding protein: protein MALLDVKNLSVDFVNGKQVTHAVKGISFSIEKGETLAVVGESGSGKSVTALSVLQLLPYPVAQHPAGSIKFRDQELMGAGDSVLRTIRGNKIAMIFQEPMTSLNPLHTIEKQIAEALFLHKKMTPDAARKRVVELLELVGLTKLTQRLGAYPHELSGGQRQRVMIAMALANEPDLLIADEPTTAVDVTVQAQILKLLLELQQKLGMAIMLITHDLSIVRKMANRVAVMYHGDIVELAETKSLFANPQHDYTKMLLAAQPHGNPPAFDMNAAPILKADDLKVYFPVKTGIFRRTTDYVRAVDGINVAIRPGQTVGVVGESGSGKTTLGLALLRLLQSQGLVQFNGKSLNDMSDKEIRPLRRDMQIVFQDPYGSLSPRLSVAQIIEEGLLVHFPQMNAAERDAKVVAGLKEVGLDPETRHRYPHEFSGGQRQRIAIARAMVLSPKFVILDEPTSALDMSVQAQIVDLLRKLQRDHNLAYMFISHDLRVVKAMSHDVMVMRNGKVVESGPAAQVFEHPREDYTKALLAAALNIEVAHHAA, encoded by the coding sequence ATGGCATTGCTGGATGTCAAAAACCTTTCGGTCGATTTCGTGAACGGCAAGCAGGTGACGCATGCCGTAAAGGGAATATCCTTTTCCATCGAAAAGGGCGAAACGCTGGCGGTGGTGGGCGAATCCGGCTCCGGCAAGTCGGTGACGGCGCTGTCCGTGCTGCAACTGCTGCCGTATCCGGTCGCGCAGCACCCGGCGGGCTCGATCAAGTTCAGGGATCAGGAATTGATGGGGGCGGGCGACAGCGTGCTGCGCACCATCCGCGGCAACAAGATCGCGATGATTTTCCAGGAACCGATGACATCGCTGAACCCGCTGCACACGATTGAAAAACAGATTGCCGAGGCGCTGTTCCTGCACAAGAAAATGACGCCCGATGCCGCGCGCAAGCGCGTGGTCGAGCTGCTGGAGCTGGTGGGCCTGACGAAACTGACGCAGCGCCTTGGCGCGTATCCGCATGAATTGTCGGGCGGGCAGCGGCAGCGCGTGATGATTGCGATGGCGCTGGCGAACGAGCCTGATTTACTGATCGCGGACGAGCCCACCACGGCGGTCGATGTGACCGTGCAGGCGCAAATCCTGAAACTGCTGCTGGAACTGCAGCAGAAATTGGGCATGGCGATCATGCTGATCACGCATGACCTGTCGATCGTGCGCAAAATGGCCAACCGCGTCGCCGTGATGTATCACGGCGATATCGTCGAACTGGCGGAAACCAAATCGCTGTTCGCAAACCCGCAGCACGATTACACGAAAATGCTGCTGGCCGCGCAGCCGCACGGCAATCCGCCGGCGTTTGACATGAACGCCGCGCCGATATTGAAGGCCGACGACCTGAAGGTATATTTCCCGGTCAAGACCGGCATTTTCCGCCGCACGACCGATTACGTGCGCGCCGTCGACGGCATCAATGTCGCCATCCGGCCGGGGCAGACGGTGGGCGTGGTGGGTGAATCCGGTTCGGGCAAGACCACGCTCGGCCTTGCGCTGCTGCGCCTGCTGCAAAGCCAGGGGCTGGTGCAGTTCAATGGAAAGTCATTGAACGACATGAGCGACAAGGAAATCCGTCCCTTGCGCCGCGATATGCAGATCGTGTTCCAGGACCCCTACGGTTCTCTCAGCCCGCGCCTGTCGGTTGCGCAGATTATCGAGGAAGGCCTGCTGGTGCATTTCCCGCAGATGAACGCGGCAGAACGTGATGCGAAAGTAGTGGCGGGTTTGAAAGAAGTCGGCCTCGACCCCGAAACGCGCCACCGTTATCCGCATGAATTTTCGGGCGGCCAGCGGCAGCGTATCGCCATTGCGCGCGCAATGGTGCTGAGCCCGAAATTCGTGATATTGGACGAGCCCACCTCGGCGCTGGATATGTCGGTGCAGGCGCAGATTGTCGACCTGCTGCGCAAATTGCAGCGCGACCACAACCTTGCCTATATGTTCATCAGCCATGATTTGCGCGTGGTGAAGGCAATGTCGCATGACGTGATGGTGATGCGCAACGGCAAGGTGGTGGAAAGCGGCCCTGCGGCGCAGGTCTTCGAACACCCGCGCGAGGATTACACCAAGGCGCTGCTGGCCGCCGCGCTGAACATCGAAGTCGCGCACCACGCGGCCTGA
- a CDS encoding ABC transporter permease, producing the protein MAFSAIAQRRIAQFRRNRRGYVSLWIFAALFLFSVFAEFVANDKPIFISYDGGYYAPVFRSYAETEFGGEFETEADYRDPAVAELINKKGWMIWPPIRYSYQTINYNLDVPAPSPPTRENLLGTDDQARDVLARLIYGFRISIIFGLTLTLLGSAFGMLVGAMEGYLGGLFDLLTQRFIEIWSGMPVFFLLIIMSSIITPGFFTLLGLMLLFSWMTLVDVVRAEFLKARNLDYIRAAKALGVSTPVIMFKHALPNAMVASLSMMPFVLAGSITTLTSLDFLGFGMPPGSPSLGELLSQGKNNLQAPWLGMTAFFSVAVMLSLLTFIGEAVRDAFDPRKIFKG; encoded by the coding sequence ATGGCATTCTCCGCAATCGCGCAGCGCCGTATCGCCCAGTTCCGCCGTAACCGCCGCGGCTATGTCTCGCTGTGGATTTTCGCCGCGCTGTTCCTGTTCAGCGTCTTCGCCGAATTCGTCGCCAACGACAAGCCGATTTTCATCAGCTATGACGGCGGTTATTACGCGCCGGTGTTCAGGTCTTATGCAGAAACCGAATTCGGCGGTGAGTTCGAAACCGAAGCTGATTACCGCGACCCCGCCGTCGCCGAACTCATCAACAAGAAAGGTTGGATGATCTGGCCGCCGATCCGCTATTCCTACCAGACGATCAATTACAACCTCGATGTGCCCGCACCGTCGCCGCCGACCCGCGAAAACCTTCTCGGCACCGATGATCAGGCGCGCGATGTGCTGGCACGGTTGATTTATGGTTTCCGCATCTCGATTATTTTCGGCCTCACGCTCACGCTGCTTGGTTCTGCCTTTGGCATGCTGGTGGGCGCGATGGAAGGGTATCTGGGCGGGCTGTTCGATCTTTTGACCCAGCGTTTCATCGAAATCTGGTCTGGCATGCCGGTGTTTTTCCTGCTCATCATCATGTCGAGCATCATCACGCCCGGTTTCTTCACGCTGCTGGGGTTGATGCTGCTGTTTTCGTGGATGACGCTGGTGGATGTGGTGCGCGCAGAATTCCTGAAGGCGCGTAACCTCGATTATATCCGCGCGGCCAAGGCGCTGGGCGTATCGACGCCCGTCATCATGTTCAAGCATGCGCTGCCGAACGCGATGGTTGCGTCGCTCTCCATGATGCCTTTCGTGCTGGCGGGGTCGATCACGACGCTGACCAGCCTCGATTTCCTCGGCTTTGGCATGCCGCCGGGCTCGCCGTCCTTGGGCGAATTGCTGTCGCAGGGCAAGAATAACCTGCAGGCGCCGTGGCTGGGCATGACGGCGTTTTTCTCGGTCGCGGTGATGCTCAGCCTGCTGACCTTCATCGGCGAAGCGGTGCGTGACGCGTTTGACCCGCGCAAGATTTTCAAAGGATGA
- a CDS encoding ABC transporter substrate-binding protein: MARTGLFKGLAIACLLTVSGIATAQETPAPVTAVPAVAMHGEPKYAAGFTHFDYTNPDAPKGGQIRLAAAGTFDSLNAFIIKGVPAPGLGMIYQPLTSKSDDEAFTQYGQIAESIEMPEDRSFVVFNLRKEAKWSDGQPLTADDVVFTFNTLMKDGHPFYRAYYSNVKEAKAETPTRVKFTFNMAGNRELPLIMGEMQVLPKHYWEGKKFDATTLEAPIGSGPYKIKSVDAGKRITYERVKNWWAENLPVNKGQYNFDTIVYDLYRDETVLLQALFAGEYDFRAENQAKAWNSEYNTIPVKEGWIKKDEIHHSLPSGMQGFIFNTRRPIFADALTRRALGYAFDFEWSNKQFAFGSYKRTNSYFDNSELAATGRPQGRELEILEKYRGKIPNEIFVDEFKSPVTDGSGADMRDNLSMAKRLLAEAGWRMGAGKVLQRGAQVMKFEILLSSPMFERWVGPFAANLKKLGAVVTVRTIDPTQYQNRMDSFDFDMTVGTFGQSLSPGNEQRDFWGSDKVNVKGSRNLIGIKDPVVDELIDMIITAKDREELVAATHALDRVLLWSYYLIPHWHIDYFRIAYWDKFGHPDITPKYGLGIPDNWWFDAKKAATIAERLKTLKKE, from the coding sequence ATGGCGCGCACCGGTCTGTTCAAGGGTTTGGCAATCGCTTGCCTGCTGACGGTTTCCGGCATCGCCACAGCGCAGGAAACACCCGCGCCGGTCACCGCCGTGCCCGCCGTCGCCATGCATGGCGAACCGAAATACGCCGCCGGCTTCACCCATTTCGACTACACCAACCCCGATGCCCCCAAGGGCGGCCAGATCCGCCTTGCCGCCGCAGGCACGTTCGACAGCCTGAACGCGTTTATCATCAAGGGCGTTCCCGCGCCCGGCCTTGGCATGATTTACCAGCCGCTGACCTCGAAATCCGATGACGAGGCCTTCACGCAATATGGCCAGATCGCCGAAAGCATCGAAATGCCCGAAGATCGATCTTTCGTCGTCTTCAACCTGCGCAAGGAAGCGAAGTGGAGCGACGGCCAGCCGCTGACCGCCGATGATGTCGTGTTCACCTTCAACACGCTGATGAAAGACGGCCATCCGTTCTATCGCGCCTATTACTCCAATGTGAAGGAGGCGAAGGCGGAAACGCCGACCCGCGTAAAATTCACCTTCAACATGGCGGGCAACCGCGAGCTGCCGCTGATCATGGGCGAAATGCAGGTGCTGCCCAAGCATTATTGGGAAGGAAAAAAATTCGACGCGACCACGCTGGAGGCACCGATCGGCTCCGGCCCCTATAAAATCAAGTCGGTCGATGCCGGCAAGCGCATCACCTATGAACGCGTCAAAAACTGGTGGGCGGAAAACCTGCCCGTGAACAAGGGGCAGTATAACTTCGACACCATCGTCTATGACCTGTACCGCGACGAAACCGTGCTGCTGCAGGCGCTGTTCGCGGGCGAATACGATTTCCGCGCCGAAAACCAGGCCAAGGCGTGGAATTCCGAATACAACACCATCCCCGTGAAAGAGGGCTGGATCAAGAAGGACGAAATCCACCACAGCCTGCCATCCGGCATGCAGGGTTTCATCTTTAACACGCGCAGGCCGATTTTTGCCGACGCGCTCACGCGCCGCGCGCTTGGCTACGCCTTCGATTTCGAATGGTCGAACAAGCAGTTCGCTTTCGGGTCTTACAAGCGCACCAACAGCTACTTCGACAATTCCGAACTCGCCGCAACCGGCCGCCCGCAAGGGCGCGAGCTGGAGATACTTGAAAAATACCGCGGCAAAATCCCGAACGAGATTTTTGTCGATGAATTCAAAAGCCCCGTGACCGACGGTTCCGGCGCTGATATGCGCGACAACCTGTCGATGGCAAAACGCCTGCTGGCCGAAGCGGGCTGGCGCATGGGGGCCGGCAAGGTGCTGCAGCGCGGCGCGCAGGTGATGAAATTTGAAATCCTGCTCTCCAGCCCGATGTTCGAACGCTGGGTCGGGCCGTTTGCCGCGAACCTGAAAAAACTGGGCGCGGTCGTGACCGTGCGCACCATCGACCCGACGCAGTACCAGAACCGCATGGACAGCTTTGATTTCGACATGACGGTCGGCACCTTCGGCCAGTCGCTGTCGCCCGGCAACGAACAGCGCGATTTCTGGGGCTCCGACAAGGTGAACGTCAAAGGCAGCCGCAACCTGATCGGCATCAAGGATCCCGTGGTCGATGAACTGATCGACATGATCATCACGGCAAAAGACCGCGAGGAATTGGTCGCCGCCACGCATGCGCTCGACCGCGTGCTGCTATGGAGCTATTACCTGATCCCGCATTGGCATATCGATTATTTCCGCATCGCCTATTGGGACAAATTCGGCCACCCCGACATCACGCCCAAATACGGCCTCGGCATTCCCGACAACTGGTGGTTCGACGCGAAAAAAGCCGCAACGATTGCGGAACGCCTGAAAACCCTGAAAAAAGAATAA
- a CDS encoding microcin C ABC transporter permease YejB, whose protein sequence is MFAYTIRRLLLMIPTLFGILLLNFLIVQMAPGGPVEQVIARIQGMDTSATSRFSGGGTDTGIQSQQQQMAMSGGESKYRGAQGLDPEFIKSLEKQFGFDKPLHERFWLMLKNYLSFDFGNSYFQDRSVMDLMLEKMPVSISLGLWTTLLIYFISIPLGIRKAVKDGSAFDTWTSGVIIAGYAIPGFLFAILLIVVFAGGKYFNIFPLRGIVSDGWSDMSWPKRIADYFWHITLPVTASVISGFAGLTILTKNSFLEEINKQYVLTACAKGLPELKVLYGHVFRNAMLIVIAGIPAAMVSIFLTGSLLIETIFSLDGLGLLGFESALNRDYPVMFGTLYLFTLLGFIIKLISDLVMTWVDPRIDFNAQGAR, encoded by the coding sequence TTGTTCGCCTATACGATCCGCCGCCTGCTTTTGATGATCCCGACGCTGTTCGGCATCCTGCTGCTCAATTTCCTGATTGTGCAAATGGCGCCGGGCGGGCCGGTGGAGCAGGTGATCGCGCGGATACAGGGCATGGACACCTCGGCGACGTCGCGTTTTTCCGGCGGCGGGACCGATACCGGCATCCAGTCGCAGCAACAGCAGATGGCGATGTCGGGCGGCGAATCCAAATACCGCGGCGCGCAGGGCCTCGACCCCGAATTCATCAAGAGTCTTGAAAAACAGTTCGGCTTTGACAAGCCGCTGCATGAACGCTTCTGGCTGATGCTGAAAAACTACCTGAGCTTCGATTTCGGCAACAGTTACTTTCAGGATCGCAGCGTGATGGACCTGATGCTGGAAAAAATGCCGGTGTCGATTTCGCTGGGGCTTTGGACGACGCTGCTCATTTATTTCATCTCCATCCCGCTCGGCATCCGCAAGGCCGTGAAGGACGGTTCGGCTTTCGATACATGGACGTCGGGCGTTATCATCGCGGGCTACGCCATTCCCGGCTTCCTGTTCGCCATCCTGCTGATCGTGGTTTTCGCGGGCGGCAAGTATTTCAATATCTTCCCCCTACGCGGCATCGTGTCGGACGGTTGGTCTGATATGTCATGGCCGAAACGTATCGCTGATTATTTCTGGCATATCACCCTGCCTGTGACGGCGAGCGTCATCAGTGGTTTTGCCGGCCTGACGATCCTGACGAAGAATTCTTTCCTCGAGGAAATCAACAAGCAATACGTGCTGACCGCGTGCGCCAAGGGCCTGCCGGAGTTGAAGGTTCTGTACGGCCATGTGTTCCGCAACGCTATGCTGATCGTGATTGCGGGCATACCGGCGGCGATGGTCAGCATTTTCCTGACTGGTTCGCTGCTCATCGAAACCATTTTCTCCCTCGACGGGCTCGGTCTGCTGGGGTTTGAATCGGCGCTCAACCGCGATTATCCCGTCATGTTCGGCACGCTGTACCTGTTCACGCTGCTGGGCTTTATCATCAAGCTTATCTCCGACCTTGTCATGACATGGGTCGATCCGCGCATCGATTTCAACGCGCAGGGGGCACGCTGA
- a CDS encoding DotA/TraY family protein, with translation MSDSKHKGLIADGLRALAELRKDRKADATVERFATGERTKVRSRLTDVQKAASPYAEKRALEKKEIAEGKRKPFRIKGSAVAAFMFLPQFNLCFRGFAHIYPVFMRIMAQVLVQASLLPADHPAVNYGAEGVPNTKFSKMMGDVWFNLRTTRRTGMYQYGMFTVVVMMIVTLTATIGTFFARIFLGVGEVAQAQLFFTHPANPYGGGAGQTNIGNVGAITAAGGLFDSRVANNNISTDYGLMVLDKILRQAAADTPNGGALQNALAGMMGAYNTGVITIACVMMLWMIVSIVIDTAKTGVFGGGRHNMVWAPIRVMFALGLLFPLGSGFSSGQYAVMKLAEWGSNFGTRAWSQYVAGVVGDQSLLAPFAVNNATSLVNSISKVMVCQVAFNTYLQQSQGGLPADQVIRRVQDVTPNLGTITNRYTNNTGSNVCGTISYSTASTSDDMDKFLNWSAAVPSTPMSASTPIASATDYNAAPNFTIAARAFRNAMRGALEPAMQDSATSALGSGGTVIEMARRFACRYVARKFPDGGTGTSPVSAIPQCDAATTAPAAADPTMAEQQAMANQMQTDIMAAYDGPGKTALTTYIGGPMVAQMQARGWAGMGMWYQDITNMNSLMAGAQQPTATVEPGSVWIGAGGSSWLRCIGSKIIGRSCRISGLEEKVLGALDGYDKWWANSTAPGTPGRTLNTAATGGRDINTGTSGSLKNLMAAFKNLSGGDNNIAATLARFFVPSYGGAFIFRAVDLAATGTYPLAQLANTGHSVLGTGALLWGGVTLVQAVSTLKGFGFSLGIGVAVSSLLNAFATIGTAMIVSGLMISFYLPVLPFLRVAFSVLTWMVSVFEAVVMVPVAALAHLVSTGDGLTAGQPQLRTAWIMWLNVLMRPVLTVMGFVGGMLIYNTFAVYFHTTFSQGASSVISSNNYFMALVAKVCYSVIYLGTLYTAANTSFKLLDIFPENLIRWMGGSPDRSISSSLGQGHDGNMYAATRVIGQMQPKGDVAIKDADALARERQEIASRADNMKSNAKDKVMTEQERKQAAVDRSNTIDGLSAKDKAAFNKMDPDKQGDFLAAKFQEQQNAKYIRMPWEKGLTGKRGYQT, from the coding sequence ATGAGCGATTCCAAGCATAAGGGTTTAATTGCGGACGGTCTTCGCGCACTGGCGGAGCTGCGCAAGGACAGAAAGGCCGATGCCACCGTCGAGAGATTCGCAACCGGCGAGCGCACGAAGGTCCGCAGCCGGTTGACCGACGTTCAAAAAGCCGCCAGCCCCTATGCCGAAAAACGTGCGCTGGAGAAAAAAGAGATCGCGGAAGGCAAGCGCAAGCCGTTCCGCATCAAGGGTTCGGCCGTCGCCGCCTTCATGTTCCTGCCGCAGTTCAACCTGTGCTTCCGCGGCTTTGCGCATATTTACCCGGTGTTCATGCGCATCATGGCGCAGGTGCTGGTGCAGGCATCTCTGCTGCCCGCTGACCATCCCGCCGTCAATTACGGTGCGGAAGGCGTGCCCAACACCAAATTCAGCAAGATGATGGGCGATGTCTGGTTCAATCTGCGCACCACGCGCCGCACCGGCATGTACCAATACGGCATGTTCACCGTCGTGGTCATGATGATCGTCACCTTGACCGCCACCATCGGCACGTTCTTTGCCCGTATCTTCCTGGGTGTCGGCGAAGTCGCACAGGCGCAGCTGTTCTTCACCCACCCCGCCAACCCCTATGGCGGTGGTGCCGGACAGACGAATATCGGCAACGTCGGCGCGATCACGGCTGCGGGCGGGCTGTTCGACTCGCGCGTGGCGAACAACAACATCTCGACCGATTACGGCCTGATGGTGCTGGACAAGATCCTGCGCCAGGCTGCGGCCGACACCCCCAACGGCGGTGCGCTGCAAAACGCGCTGGCCGGCATGATGGGCGCTTACAACACAGGCGTCATCACCATCGCCTGCGTCATGATGCTGTGGATGATCGTTTCCATCGTTATCGACACTGCTAAAACCGGCGTGTTCGGCGGCGGCCGCCACAACATGGTCTGGGCGCCGATCCGCGTGATGTTCGCGCTGGGCCTGCTGTTCCCGCTGGGTTCCGGCTTCTCCTCCGGCCAGTATGCCGTGATGAAGCTTGCGGAATGGGGTTCCAACTTCGGCACGCGCGCCTGGTCGCAATATGTGGCGGGCGTGGTGGGCGACCAGTCGCTGCTGGCGCCTTTTGCCGTCAATAACGCCACATCGCTTGTCAACAGCATCAGCAAAGTGATGGTCTGCCAGGTCGCGTTCAACACCTATTTGCAGCAGTCGCAGGGCGGCCTGCCCGCCGATCAGGTGATCCGCCGCGTGCAGGACGTGACCCCGAACCTCGGCACGATCACGAACCGCTATACCAACAACACCGGCTCCAACGTCTGCGGCACGATCAGCTATTCGACCGCATCGACTTCCGACGACATGGACAAGTTCCTGAACTGGTCGGCGGCGGTGCCTTCGACCCCCATGTCGGCGTCTACCCCGATTGCTAGCGCCACCGATTACAACGCCGCGCCCAACTTCACGATCGCGGCGCGCGCCTTCCGCAACGCGATGCGCGGTGCACTTGAACCCGCGATGCAGGACAGTGCGACCAGCGCGCTGGGTTCCGGCGGTACGGTCATCGAAATGGCCCGCCGTTTCGCCTGCCGCTATGTCGCCCGCAAATTCCCCGACGGCGGCACCGGCACCAGCCCCGTTTCGGCGATCCCGCAATGCGATGCCGCAACGACGGCGCCGGCTGCGGCGGACCCAACCATGGCCGAACAGCAGGCGATGGCGAACCAGATGCAGACCGATATCATGGCCGCATATGACGGCCCCGGCAAAACCGCGCTGACGACCTATATCGGCGGCCCGATGGTCGCGCAGATGCAGGCACGCGGCTGGGCCGGCATGGGCATGTGGTATCAGGACATCACCAACATGAACAGCCTGATGGCAGGTGCGCAGCAGCCGACCGCGACGGTTGAACCGGGTTCTGTCTGGATCGGCGCCGGCGGTTCAAGCTGGCTGCGCTGCATCGGATCGAAAATCATCGGTCGTTCCTGCCGCATCTCAGGTCTCGAGGAAAAAGTGCTCGGCGCGCTCGACGGCTACGACAAATGGTGGGCGAACTCGACCGCACCCGGCACCCCCGGCCGCACCCTGAACACGGCTGCCACGGGCGGCCGCGACATCAATACCGGCACCAGCGGCTCCCTCAAAAACCTGATGGCGGCGTTTAAAAACCTGTCGGGCGGCGACAACAACATTGCGGCCACGCTGGCGCGCTTCTTCGTGCCCAGCTATGGCGGCGCGTTCATCTTCCGCGCGGTGGATCTGGCCGCAACCGGCACCTATCCGCTGGCGCAGCTGGCCAATACCGGCCATAGCGTGCTGGGCACGGGCGCGCTGCTGTGGGGCGGCGTGACGCTGGTGCAGGCGGTGTCGACGCTGAAAGGTTTCGGCTTCTCGCTCGGTATCGGTGTGGCGGTTTCCTCGCTGCTCAACGCCTTTGCCACCATCGGCACGGCGATGATCGTGTCGGGCCTGATGATTTCCTTCTACCTGCCCGTGCTGCCGTTCCTGCGCGTCGCTTTCTCGGTCCTGACCTGGATGGTGTCGGTGTTCGAAGCGGTGGTGATGGTGCCGGTCGCGGCGCTGGCGCACCTTGTTTCCACGGGTGACGGCCTGACGGCGGGGCAGCCGCAGCTGCGCACGGCGTGGATCATGTGGCTCAACGTGCTGATGCGCCCCGTGCTGACAGTCATGGGCTTCGTCGGCGGTATGCTGATCTATAACACCTTCGCGGTCTATTTCCACACGACCTTCAGCCAGGGTGCGTCGTCGGTCATTTCGTCGAACAACTACTTTATGGCGCTGGTTGCCAAGGTCTGTTATTCGGTGATTTACCTCGGTACGCTGTACACTGCGGCGAACACGTCGTTCAAGCTGCTCGACATCTTCCCGGAAAACCTGATCCGCTGGATGGGCGGCTCGCCGGATCGCAGCATCTCGTCGTCGCTGGGCCAAGGTCATGACGGCAACATGTACGCGGCAACGCGCGTCATCGGCCAGATGCAGCCGAAGGGCGATGTGGCGATCAAGGATGCGGATGCGCTGGCGCGCGAACGTCAGGAAATCGCCAGCCGCGCCGACAACATGAAGTCGAACGCCAAGGACAAGGTGATGACCGAACAGGAACGCAAGCAGGCGGCAGTCGATCGCAGCAACACGATCGACGGCCTGAGCGCGAAAGACAAGGCTGCCTTCAACAAGATGGACCCCGACAAGCAGGGCGATTTCCTGGCCGCCAAGTTCCAGGAACAGCAAAACGCCAAATATATCCGCATGCCGTGGGAAAAAGGCCTGACCGGCAAGCGCGGTTACCAGACTTAA